In Kangiella koreensis DSM 16069, the DNA window CAGGCTGAGCCAACAATTCTTCAGCATTGGCCGCTTTCATACTGCCGCCATAGAGTATTTTAATTTCTTCAGCAATTTGAGCATTCTTATCACGTAAATGAGCTCGAATTGCTGAATGTACTTCCTGAGCTTGCTCAGGAGATGCGGTTACGCCTGTGCCTATTGCCCATACAGGCTCATAGGCTACAACTACCTGTTGTAATGCATCGATACCTAAGGCATCAATAACCGCGTCCAGTTGCTGCTGCACTACTTGCATAGTGGTGCCTTTTTCTCTTTGTTCAAGGGTCTCACCCACACAAAGAATAGGCGTTAATTCAGATTCAATTGCCTTGCCAACTTTATGCGCGACCAAAACGTCCATTTCACCATACAGGCTACGTCGTTCGGAATGGCCCACGATCACATACTGGCAACCATTATCTTTAAGCATGTCGCCACTGACTTCACCAGTATAGGCGCCTTGTGCTTGTTCGCTGAGATTCTGACCACCTAAGGCAATCTTATGATCACCGATCAGGCTCTCAACAAAAGGTATATAAATAGTAGGAGGGCACACCAGAACGTCACTTTCCAGACTCGCATCCAACTGCTCAGTCATACCCTTCATCAATGACTCAATGAATGGCTTACTACCGTGCATTTTCCAGTTGCCTGCGATGAGCTTAGTACGCACTTGGATAACTCCTCTTTTATATCACTCTTAACTTGCGCGAATTGTCTTATTTTACCAGTCATTTAGCCATCAAACGCCCAGCGACAATCGCCCCTTTTAACAAAAGGGCGCAAATATTAACCGAGGGCAGACTTTAAAACAAGCTCTGTTGACTCTGATCAGCTGTTTTTGGCTTTTCTGGGCCGATTTCCCCAGAAAAAGCATGGATTTTGAGCTATTGATCCAAGTATAATACGCGCCGTTTAAGGTCGATTGGCTAATATTTGACCTTAATTTGGAACTATGGCGCCTGAAAATCCGTAATAACAACAAGATATGACTGGTTGTAGCATGCTACACACCAGGTATTTTTGTTATTGGCTGGATTTGACAGCGCACCATAGTGAAGTGACAACCATCAGGTATTAAAAGTAGCGACCTATGATTAAGATTAAGAAAGGCCTGGACTTGCCTCTTGAAGGGCAACCAGAGCAAACGATCTCAGCTGGTGCTACGGTAAAAACCGTCGCCATATTAGGCGAAGATTATGTTGGTATGAAACCGACCATGCATGTGCAGGAAGGGGACACTGTTAAGAAAGGCCAACTCATCTTCGAAGATAAGAAAACCCCCGGAGTAAAATACACTGCTCCAGCAGCTGGTACGATTAAAGCCATTAACCGTGGCAATAAACGTAAGCTGTTGTCGGTAGTGGTTGAAGTTGCCGAGCAAGAAGAAGCGGTTAACTTTAACAAGTTTAGTCCTGAGCAACTGTCGGGCTTGAGTCGCGAAGCGATTGTCGAGCAAATGGTTGAGTCAGGCATGTGGACTGCGTTGCGCAAACGTCCCTACTCAAAAGTTCCGGCGATCGATAGCGAAACTCAAGCCATTTTCGTTTCAGCAATGGATACTAATCCGTTAGCTGCCGATCCTGAAGTCATTATCAGTGAGCAGAATGAAGCCTTTAACTACGGACTTGATATTCTTGCTCAACTTTCCGGTGACAAGGTTTTTGTGGCGACTGGCCCCAATTCATCACTGGCTAAAAGTAATAATGCCAAAGTGAACTACGAAGAATTCTCTGGCCCGCATCCTGCTGGCTTAGTGGGTACTCACATTCATTTCTTATATCCTGCTTCTATGGATCATCCAGTATGGTACATCGGTTATCAGGATGTGATTTCACTAGCCAAGCTATTCATTGAAGGTGAGCTTCATACTGATCGTGTTATCGCATTAGGCGGTACCATGATTAAAAAGCCGCGCCTGGTTCGTACTCGTGTCGGAGCTTGCATTAATGAGCTGTTGGCCGAAGAAGAGAATGATGCGGATAACCGCCATATTTCTGGCTCAGTGCTCAGTGGCTTTAATGCAATCGACGGTCGCGGCTATCTAGGCCGTTATCACAATCAAGTTACCGTCATCCGCGAAGGTCGTGATAAAGAGTTCTTTGGCTGGGCGATGCCGGGTATTGATAAATTCTCAGTGACTCGCGCATTCTTTGGCCACCTGTTCCCGAAAAAGCGCTTTAACATGACAACCACAACCGGTGGTTCTGATCGCTCTATTATGCCTATTGGTAACTATGAGCGTGTCATGCCTTTAGATATTCTGCCGACTCAGCTTTTACGCGCTATCGTCACAAATGACACAGTCCTTGCACAAGAACTGGGTTGTCTGGAGCTGGACGAGGAAGATTTAGCCTTGTGTACCTATGTTTGCCCAGGCAAATATGAGTATGGCTCCATTCTTCGCGAAAATCTGACCAAGATTGAGAAAGAAGGATAAGAGAGGCTACCATGGGTTTAAAAAACTTTATTGAAAAAATCGAGCCGCATTTTGAGAAAGGCGGTAAGTGGGAAAAATGGTATGCCTTGTACGAAGCGGCAGCGACCATTTTCTATACACCGGGTCATGTCACGAAGGGCGGCACGCACGTTCGAGACAATATTGACCTGAAACGCATCATGATCATGGTTTGGCTTGCTACTTTCCCTGCCATGTTCTGGGGCATGTGGAACGTTGGTTTCCAGGCACAGCTTGGTCTAGCACAAGGCTTAACACTGCCTGATGCTTGGCAGGTTGATTTCTTCCAGTTCTTTGGCGGTGTTATTACGCCTGAAACTGGAGTGCTTGGCCTGATGTTCTACGGCGCCTGCTTCTTTATCCCAATTTACGCCGTCACCTTTATTGTTGGTGGGTTCTGGGAAGTCTTATTTGCCAGTGTTCGCGGCCATGAGATCAACGAAGGATTCTTCGTCACTTCGATTCTTTTCGCATTGATCCTGCCTGCCGAAATTCCGTTATGGCAAGTAGCTCTAGGTATTTCATTCGGTGTGGTGGTTGCTAAAGAAATTTTCGGTGGTACCGGTAAGAACTTCATGAACCCTGCATTAGCAGGTCGTGCATTCCTGTTCTTCGCTTACCCAAGCGAAATTTCAGGTGCTGAAGTTTGGGCCGCAGTAGATGGCTTCACTAGCGCCACACCACTGGCCGCAGCTGCTGCAGGTACTATTACTGATTACGGCATTACTCAAAGCTGGTGGGATGCTTTCTTAGGTCGCATTCCTGGTTCAATCGGTGAAGTATCAACTCTAATGATCATCATTGGCGGTCTTTTCATTATCTATGCTCGCATTGCTTCATGGCGCATCGTGCTGGGTGTATTGTTCGGCATGATCGGTATGACACTGATTCTTAACTCAGTTGGTAGTGAATCTAATCCGATGTTTGCCATGCCTTGGTATTGGCACCTGGTAACAGGTGGTTTCGCCTTCGGTATGTTCTTTATGGCAACCGACCCTGTTTCAGCGTCATTAACCAACAAAGGTAAATGGTACTTTGGTGCTCTAATCGGCATCATGGTTATATTGATTCGCGTAGTAAACCCAGCCTTCCCAGAAGGTATGATGCTTGCGATTCTGTTCGCCAACCTGTTCGCGCCATTGATTGACCACTTTGTGGTTCAAAGCAACATCAAGCGGAGGACTCGTCGTCATGTCTAAGAAAGAAAGTCCAATGAGAACCATTCTGGTCGCAGTGATTTTGAGCTTAGTCTGCTCAATAGTAGTTTC includes these proteins:
- the tpiA gene encoding triose-phosphate isomerase, with protein sequence MRTKLIAGNWKMHGSKPFIESLMKGMTEQLDASLESDVLVCPPTIYIPFVESLIGDHKIALGGQNLSEQAQGAYTGEVSGDMLKDNGCQYVIVGHSERRSLYGEMDVLVAHKVGKAIESELTPILCVGETLEQREKGTTMQVVQQQLDAVIDALGIDALQQVVVAYEPVWAIGTGVTASPEQAQEVHSAIRAHLRDKNAQIAEEIKILYGGSMKAANAEELLAQPDIDGGLIGGASLKADEFIAICKIAG
- a CDS encoding Na(+)-translocating NADH-quinone reductase subunit A — its product is MIKIKKGLDLPLEGQPEQTISAGATVKTVAILGEDYVGMKPTMHVQEGDTVKKGQLIFEDKKTPGVKYTAPAAGTIKAINRGNKRKLLSVVVEVAEQEEAVNFNKFSPEQLSGLSREAIVEQMVESGMWTALRKRPYSKVPAIDSETQAIFVSAMDTNPLAADPEVIISEQNEAFNYGLDILAQLSGDKVFVATGPNSSLAKSNNAKVNYEEFSGPHPAGLVGTHIHFLYPASMDHPVWYIGYQDVISLAKLFIEGELHTDRVIALGGTMIKKPRLVRTRVGACINELLAEEENDADNRHISGSVLSGFNAIDGRGYLGRYHNQVTVIREGRDKEFFGWAMPGIDKFSVTRAFFGHLFPKKRFNMTTTTGGSDRSIMPIGNYERVMPLDILPTQLLRAIVTNDTVLAQELGCLELDEEDLALCTYVCPGKYEYGSILRENLTKIEKEG
- a CDS encoding NADH:ubiquinone reductase (Na(+)-transporting) subunit B — its product is MGLKNFIEKIEPHFEKGGKWEKWYALYEAAATIFYTPGHVTKGGTHVRDNIDLKRIMIMVWLATFPAMFWGMWNVGFQAQLGLAQGLTLPDAWQVDFFQFFGGVITPETGVLGLMFYGACFFIPIYAVTFIVGGFWEVLFASVRGHEINEGFFVTSILFALILPAEIPLWQVALGISFGVVVAKEIFGGTGKNFMNPALAGRAFLFFAYPSEISGAEVWAAVDGFTSATPLAAAAAGTITDYGITQSWWDAFLGRIPGSIGEVSTLMIIIGGLFIIYARIASWRIVLGVLFGMIGMTLILNSVGSESNPMFAMPWYWHLVTGGFAFGMFFMATDPVSASLTNKGKWYFGALIGIMVILIRVVNPAFPEGMMLAILFANLFAPLIDHFVVQSNIKRRTRRHV